A part of Halobacillus shinanisalinarum genomic DNA contains:
- a CDS encoding cell division protein SepF: MGMKNKLKSFFTLEDEYEYIEEDRMDSEEEQEEDVAPMQKNKQRHEGNVVSLKSAKSSSKMVLSEPKNYNEAQEIADQLVNRKAVVINLQRVDHAQAKRIVDFLSGTVYAIGGDIQKLGSQTFLCTPDNVEISGSISEMLMTEDDEDMSRRW, from the coding sequence ATGGGTATGAAAAATAAACTAAAATCATTTTTTACACTCGAAGATGAATATGAATACATTGAAGAAGATAGAATGGATAGCGAAGAAGAGCAAGAGGAAGATGTTGCCCCTATGCAAAAAAATAAGCAGCGTCATGAAGGAAATGTCGTAAGCTTAAAGAGTGCGAAGTCTTCATCTAAAATGGTCCTAAGTGAACCGAAGAATTACAATGAAGCCCAGGAAATAGCGGATCAGCTCGTCAATCGGAAAGCGGTTGTGATTAATCTGCAGCGTGTGGATCATGCTCAAGCAAAGCGAATTGTGGATTTTCTAAGTGGTACCGTTTATGCTATAGGGGGAGACATTCAAAAGCTTGGCTCCCAAACATTTCTTTGTACACCGGACAATGTGGAAATTTCTGGTTCAATTTCGGAGATGTTAATGACTGAAGATGATGAAGATATGAGTAGAAGGTGGTAA
- a CDS encoding YggT family protein, whose product MVELLNVLLFAINIYSWLLIIYILLSWFPGARESSFGEILSKMCEPFLEPFRKIIPPLGMIDLSPLVAIFVLRFAGEGLRVLFQMML is encoded by the coding sequence ATGGTTGAGTTGCTTAATGTCTTGCTTTTTGCGATCAATATTTATAGCTGGCTCTTAATTATTTACATTCTTTTATCATGGTTCCCCGGCGCAAGAGAATCAAGCTTCGGTGAGATCCTTAGTAAAATGTGTGAACCATTTTTAGAGCCGTTTCGAAAAATTATTCCGCCACTCGGAATGATTGACTTGTCTCCGCTCGTTGCCATTTTTGTTCTTCGTTTTGCAGGAGAAGGTCTTCGGGTTCTGTTTCAAATGATGTTATAA
- the sigG gene encoding RNA polymerase sporulation sigma factor SigG, whose amino-acid sequence MTRHKVVICGVDTSKLPVLKNKEMRALFERMQSGDEFAREDLVNGNLRLVLSVIQRFNNRGEYGDDLFQVGCIGLMKSIDNFDLGHNVKFSTYAVPMIIGEIRRYLRDNNPIRVSRSLRDTAYKALQMREKIISETSKDPAPSEIAEKMGVPHEDVVFAMDAIQDPVSLFEPIYNDGGDPIFVVDQLKDDREKDSNWLDELSLREGMKKLNDREKMILTKRFFQGKTQMEVADEIGISQAQVSRLEKAAIKEMNSSMFQ is encoded by the coding sequence TTGACACGTCATAAAGTAGTAATATGTGGTGTAGATACATCAAAGCTTCCTGTACTTAAAAATAAAGAAATGCGGGCCCTGTTTGAACGAATGCAAAGTGGAGATGAGTTTGCTCGTGAAGATCTTGTTAACGGAAATTTGAGACTCGTCTTATCAGTCATTCAACGGTTTAATAATCGCGGCGAATATGGGGATGACTTGTTCCAGGTTGGCTGCATAGGATTGATGAAATCGATTGATAATTTTGACCTTGGTCATAATGTGAAATTTTCTACCTATGCTGTTCCAATGATCATCGGTGAAATCCGCCGTTACTTACGGGACAATAATCCAATTCGTGTCTCTCGCTCGCTACGGGATACGGCGTACAAAGCTCTACAAATGCGCGAAAAAATAATAAGTGAAACATCAAAGGATCCCGCTCCTAGCGAGATTGCTGAGAAGATGGGTGTTCCTCATGAAGATGTGGTATTTGCTATGGATGCTATTCAAGATCCCGTTTCATTATTTGAGCCGATTTACAATGATGGCGGTGATCCTATTTTTGTTGTCGATCAGTTGAAGGATGATCGCGAGAAAGATTCGAATTGGTTGGACGAGCTGTCATTAAGAGAAGGTATGAAAAAACTTAATGATCGAGAAAAAATGATCCTAACGAAACGATTCTTTCAAGGAAAAACACAAATGGAAGTTGCAGATGAAATAGGGATATCACAAGCTCAAGTTTCAAGGCTTGAGAAAGCAGCTATTAAAGAAATGAATTCATCCATGTTTCAATAA
- the pgeF gene encoding peptidoglycan editing factor PgeF, which translates to MTEPFKHKSPRRMMCLGEYSVIAGITTRQNGYSEVPYDSLNMGLHVEDCKGHVIRNREALADELQIPLNQWVMAEQVHGTDIHVVKKDDGGRGAFDKNKAIADADGLITNQKNMLLTAFYADCVPLLFFDPKAQWIGLAHAGWKGTVHGMAEKMINKLMEQGASVDDMIMVIGPSISERNYEVDQHVMDHIPEVYKEEVSTSKMGNKYLLDLKELNKRLALDAGLNESHIHKTNLCTFEEDKLFYSHRRDQGRTGRMLTYIGLE; encoded by the coding sequence ATGACCGAGCCCTTCAAACACAAGTCGCCAAGACGAATGATGTGTTTAGGTGAATACAGTGTTATAGCAGGAATAACAACAAGACAGAACGGGTATAGTGAAGTGCCATATGATTCATTGAATATGGGATTACATGTAGAAGATTGTAAAGGTCATGTGATTCGTAATCGTGAAGCACTCGCAGATGAATTGCAAATCCCTTTAAACCAATGGGTGATGGCTGAACAAGTTCACGGTACAGATATACATGTTGTAAAGAAAGATGATGGGGGAAGAGGAGCCTTCGATAAAAATAAGGCAATAGCAGATGCAGATGGCCTAATAACGAATCAAAAAAATATGCTTTTGACAGCCTTTTATGCAGACTGTGTCCCCCTTCTCTTTTTTGATCCTAAGGCTCAATGGATTGGTCTTGCCCATGCTGGATGGAAAGGCACGGTTCACGGAATGGCGGAAAAAATGATCAATAAACTCATGGAACAAGGCGCGTCTGTTGACGACATGATCATGGTTATCGGCCCATCGATTAGTGAACGAAATTATGAGGTAGACCAGCATGTAATGGATCATATTCCCGAAGTGTATAAAGAGGAAGTGAGTACCTCTAAAATGGGGAATAAATATTTACTGGATTTGAAAGAATTGAACAAGCGATTAGCTCTAGATGCTGGATTAAATGAATCCCACATTCATAAAACTAACTTATGTACATTTGAAGAGGACAAACTATTTTACTCCCATCGACGTGACCAGGGGCGAACAGGCAGAATGCTCACTTATATCGGTCTAGAGTAG
- the sigE gene encoding RNA polymerase sporulation sigma factor SigE, which translates to MKWKFRLKLWIYKLLIKLGIKQKEIYYIGGSEALPPPLSREEEKELLELLPKGDKAARAMLIERNLRLVVYIARKFENTGLNIEDLISIGTIGLIKAVNTFDPEKKIKLATYASRCIENEILMHLRKSNKLKTEVSFDEPLNVDWDGNELLLSDILGTEEDLITKGMEKKVDKTLLKSALQHLNDREKEIMELRFGLIGKKEKTQKDVADMMGISQSYISRLEKKIIRRLQREFDKMV; encoded by the coding sequence ATGAAGTGGAAGTTTAGACTAAAACTATGGATTTATAAATTATTAATCAAGCTAGGCATTAAGCAAAAAGAAATTTATTACATTGGCGGAAGTGAGGCATTGCCACCGCCGCTATCACGGGAAGAGGAAAAAGAATTACTCGAGCTTTTGCCAAAAGGGGATAAGGCTGCACGTGCGATGCTGATCGAACGAAACTTACGTCTTGTCGTCTACATTGCTCGCAAATTTGAAAACACCGGGCTGAATATAGAGGATTTAATCAGTATAGGTACGATCGGTCTAATCAAGGCCGTCAACACCTTTGATCCGGAGAAAAAGATCAAGCTTGCGACTTATGCTTCAAGATGTATCGAAAATGAAATTCTTATGCATCTTCGCAAAAGCAACAAGTTGAAAACGGAAGTATCTTTTGATGAGCCATTAAATGTCGACTGGGATGGGAATGAGCTTCTGCTTTCAGATATTCTTGGTACAGAGGAAGATTTAATCACCAAAGGGATGGAAAAGAAAGTAGACAAAACGCTACTTAAGTCCGCACTTCAGCATCTCAATGATCGTGAGAAAGAAATTATGGAGCTTCGGTTTGGTTTAATCGGAAAAAAAGAAAAAACTCAAAAAGATGTCGCCGATATGATGGGGATCTCTCAGTCCTATATATCAAGGCTTGAGAAGAAAATCATCCGTCGTTTACAAAGGGAATTTGATAAAATGGTGTAA
- a CDS encoding YlmC/YmxH family sporulation protein, translating into MKISELQMKDVIAMETGERLGYISDLDIDTQRGQLKGLVITLKGKAMGLFGKDEEIVIPWNQIVNIGADVILVKKSGYSGVLLEEKSKSHE; encoded by the coding sequence ATGAAAATATCTGAACTGCAAATGAAGGATGTCATTGCAATGGAAACAGGGGAACGCCTTGGGTATATATCTGATTTAGATATCGACACACAAAGGGGTCAATTGAAAGGATTGGTCATTACGTTAAAAGGAAAGGCAATGGGCCTATTTGGCAAAGACGAAGAGATCGTCATTCCTTGGAACCAAATTGTAAATATAGGGGCCGACGTTATTTTAGTGAAAAAGTCGGGTTATAGTGGAGTCTTATTGGAAGAGAAGTCAAAATCTCACGAATAA
- the ftsA gene encoding cell division protein FtsA — protein sequence MNQNEILVSLDIGTSRIKVIIGEVMNDSLNIIGVGSSKSNGMKKGAIVDIDQTVHSIKSAVEQAERMVDMKVDRVVVGVNGNHVQLQPCHGVVAVSSESREIGDEDITRVIDAAQVVSVPPEREIIDVIPQQFIVDGQDEITDPRGMIGVRLEMEGMIITCAKTVLHNTLKCVERAGLEVLDVCLQPLATGTISLSMDETNLGVALVDVGGGSTTVSIFEEGHLKGTSMLPYGGDNLTKDLSIGLRTSTEEAEKVKIDHGHAFFDDANEEETFSVTIIGSNREQSFNQLQISDMIEARLEEVLVFAAQELQRMGVRELPGGFVLTGGAMNMPGVLELAQDVFHSNVRLAIPDYIGVREPQYTSGVGILQFAYRNAKIQGKELFPSVSMSYEQPAPKKQKRSVKQPKEETEKPEKKKKESGFQNLLKYFFD from the coding sequence GTGAATCAAAATGAAATATTAGTAAGCTTAGATATAGGAACGAGTCGAATTAAAGTCATTATTGGAGAAGTGATGAATGATTCTCTAAATATAATTGGTGTGGGATCATCCAAATCAAATGGTATGAAAAAAGGTGCCATTGTTGATATTGATCAAACGGTTCATTCAATTAAATCTGCAGTAGAACAAGCAGAACGAATGGTAGATATGAAGGTTGACCGTGTCGTTGTTGGTGTCAATGGTAATCATGTCCAACTTCAGCCGTGTCATGGTGTTGTAGCTGTTTCAAGTGAGTCGCGGGAGATTGGTGATGAGGATATAACGAGAGTAATTGATGCTGCTCAGGTGGTCTCTGTACCTCCTGAACGTGAAATTATCGATGTAATCCCGCAGCAGTTTATCGTTGACGGACAAGATGAAATCACAGATCCAAGGGGAATGATCGGTGTTCGTCTAGAAATGGAAGGCATGATTATTACATGTGCTAAAACCGTTTTACATAATACATTAAAATGTGTTGAACGAGCCGGTCTAGAGGTACTGGATGTATGCCTGCAGCCGCTCGCTACAGGAACCATTTCCCTGTCTATGGATGAAACGAATTTGGGTGTCGCGTTAGTTGATGTAGGCGGCGGTTCTACAACAGTGTCTATTTTTGAAGAAGGACACTTAAAAGGGACAAGCATGCTGCCGTATGGCGGAGATAACCTTACGAAGGACTTGTCCATTGGGTTAAGAACTTCTACCGAAGAAGCTGAGAAAGTAAAAATCGATCATGGTCATGCTTTTTTTGATGATGCAAATGAGGAAGAGACTTTTTCTGTCACGATTATTGGAAGTAATCGCGAACAATCATTCAATCAACTGCAAATCTCTGATATGATTGAAGCAAGGTTGGAAGAAGTCCTTGTTTTTGCTGCACAAGAGCTGCAGCGTATGGGTGTAAGAGAGTTACCAGGAGGCTTTGTGCTTACTGGCGGAGCGATGAATATGCCTGGTGTCTTGGAGTTGGCACAGGATGTTTTTCATTCAAATGTCCGTTTAGCGATTCCAGATTATATTGGAGTGCGTGAACCGCAATATACAAGTGGTGTCGGAATATTGCAATTCGCTTACCGTAATGCGAAAATACAAGGGAAAGAGTTATTTCCCTCTGTTTCTATGAGTTATGAACAACCTGCTCCTAAAAAACAGAAGCGGTCAGTGAAGCAGCCAAAAGAAGAAACGGAAAAACCGGAAAAAAAGAAAAAAGAGTCAGGTTTCCAAAACCTATTAAAGTACTTTTTTGATTAA
- the spoIIGA gene encoding sigma-E processing peptidase SpoIIGA, protein MYLDAVWTLNVFMDGMILYLTQGLTRAKTTNKRLFAAALFASCIVPITVLMPNVWLTSAIGKLFFSLIIIYIAFSVKSIQSFLIQWLTFYFVTFAIGGGLLGIHFFLNSHIEFDGSSMITFSSGYGDPVSWVFVCVGFPVSWVFTKWRMEQVQAHQMKVEDLYNVTIRFNGKKVDCTGLVDSGNQLIDPISKKMVFLADLHVWRQLLPDQELEFLKSDQVYDHLEDLSPAIQSALRIVPFQGAGSLGQLMVTFTVESITIHTKDGQLKVDRPLLGIQHHDLTHDQMYQILIHPHASLKGITA, encoded by the coding sequence ATTTACCTTGATGCTGTATGGACATTAAATGTATTCATGGATGGAATGATTTTATACTTAACTCAAGGGCTAACAAGGGCGAAGACTACGAATAAAAGGCTGTTTGCGGCAGCACTTTTTGCTTCATGTATTGTGCCGATAACGGTGTTAATGCCGAACGTGTGGTTAACTTCAGCTATTGGGAAGTTATTCTTTTCGCTTATTATCATTTATATTGCATTCTCTGTTAAGTCTATTCAATCTTTTTTAATCCAATGGTTGACGTTTTATTTTGTAACCTTTGCTATTGGCGGGGGACTGCTGGGAATTCACTTTTTTCTAAACAGTCATATCGAATTCGATGGAAGCAGTATGATTACCTTTTCTTCAGGTTATGGGGACCCTGTTAGCTGGGTGTTTGTGTGTGTAGGCTTTCCTGTGTCATGGGTATTTACAAAGTGGCGTATGGAGCAAGTTCAGGCTCACCAGATGAAGGTTGAGGATTTATACAATGTCACGATACGTTTTAACGGGAAAAAGGTGGACTGCACTGGTTTAGTGGATAGTGGAAATCAGCTGATCGATCCTATTAGTAAGAAGATGGTTTTTTTAGCTGACCTTCACGTTTGGCGGCAGCTTCTTCCGGATCAGGAACTGGAATTTCTCAAGTCAGATCAAGTTTATGATCACTTGGAGGATTTATCTCCTGCCATCCAATCAGCACTAAGGATCGTTCCCTTTCAAGGGGCAGGTTCACTGGGGCAGCTTATGGTTACGTTTACCGTCGAATCCATTACTATTCATACAAAAGATGGACAGCTAAAGGTAGATCGGCCGCTCCTAGGTATTCAACATCATGATTTGACACATGATCAAATGTATCAAATTTTAATTCATCCACATGCTTCGTTAAAAGGAATTACGGCATAG
- a CDS encoding DUF881 domain-containing protein — protein sequence MRIRGKSLLLSLVLLLTGFLVAYSYQQTKNEPQMVQLNDTQWEKEYFYQQKLLEIEQRNKQLRDELREKRGQIQQFESNLAESEQMVVDYVEKKKELQLLAGELPVKGPGVKVTLSDAQYVPEKDNINNYIVHESHIHLVINELLSAGAKAVSINGQRYFRDSYISCTGPVVTVDGIKHSAPFVISAIGDSHVLYSSLDLTRGVIDQLENKHVDVQLMKDGEVKMEARLTSER from the coding sequence ATGAGAATCAGGGGTAAATCGCTGCTGCTTTCTCTCGTTTTACTCCTTACAGGCTTTTTAGTTGCCTATAGCTATCAACAAACAAAAAACGAACCACAAATGGTTCAGCTAAATGACACGCAATGGGAAAAAGAATATTTTTATCAGCAAAAGTTGTTAGAAATAGAACAAAGGAATAAGCAGCTGAGGGATGAACTGCGAGAAAAGCGCGGTCAGATTCAACAGTTCGAAAGCAATTTAGCTGAATCAGAACAAATGGTCGTCGATTATGTTGAGAAGAAGAAAGAACTACAGCTGTTAGCGGGAGAATTACCGGTGAAAGGCCCAGGAGTGAAGGTGACCCTTAGCGATGCCCAATATGTACCTGAAAAAGACAATATCAATAATTATATTGTCCATGAAAGCCATATCCACCTTGTAATCAATGAACTGCTGAGTGCCGGAGCAAAAGCTGTCTCGATAAACGGTCAGCGTTACTTCAGAGACAGCTATATATCCTGTACAGGCCCAGTCGTTACGGTAGATGGCATCAAACATTCTGCCCCATTTGTCATCTCTGCGATTGGTGATTCTCACGTTTTATACTCAAGCCTTGATTTAACGCGCGGAGTCATCGATCAATTGGAAAATAAACATGTGGACGTTCAGCTGATGAAAGACGGGGAAGTTAAGATGGAAGCAAGATTGACATCTGAAAGGTGA
- a CDS encoding YggS family pyridoxal phosphate-dependent enzyme: protein MTVADNLTQMMETIEDACRSCGRDKDEITIVAVTKYVTVERTKEALEAGIKDLGENRKEGFLEKYERIGNGANWHFIGSLQSRKVKDVIDKVDMIHSLDRKSLAKEINKRAERPVPCFIQVNASGEESKHGLSPEEVEAFVDTLKAFEHVKVVGLMTMAPHVDQEEELRAVFRKLRALRDRIRDKQLPHAPCEYLSMGMSNDYGIAIEEGATHIRVGSSLVG from the coding sequence ATGACAGTAGCAGACAATCTAACACAAATGATGGAAACAATCGAAGACGCATGTCGCAGCTGTGGCCGTGACAAAGATGAGATTACCATTGTAGCTGTAACTAAGTATGTGACTGTGGAAAGGACCAAAGAAGCTCTTGAAGCCGGGATTAAGGATCTCGGAGAAAACCGTAAAGAGGGGTTTTTAGAAAAATACGAGCGCATTGGAAACGGGGCGAATTGGCATTTTATCGGTTCCCTGCAATCCCGAAAAGTGAAAGATGTTATTGATAAAGTCGATATGATCCATTCCTTGGATAGAAAATCGTTAGCTAAAGAGATTAACAAACGTGCTGAACGCCCCGTCCCTTGTTTTATCCAAGTAAATGCAAGCGGCGAAGAAAGCAAGCATGGACTTTCACCGGAAGAGGTTGAAGCTTTTGTAGATACTCTGAAAGCTTTTGAGCATGTGAAAGTTGTCGGTTTAATGACAATGGCGCCTCACGTTGACCAGGAAGAAGAATTAAGAGCCGTGTTCAGAAAACTCCGCGCCTTGCGTGATCGTATTCGGGACAAGCAGCTGCCACATGCTCCATGTGAATACCTGTCAATGGGAATGAGCAACGATTATGGAATAGCTATTGAAGAGGGTGCTACACATATTCGAGTCGGTTCAAGTCTTGTAGGATAA
- a CDS encoding small basic family protein, protein MWLPVLFLVIGITVGLLTDLRVPEEYTKYLSIAVLAAFDTLLGGVRANLEKIFDETVFVTGFFANVTLAALLAFLGVQLGVDLYLAAVFAFGVRLFQNIATIRRHVIDQRLITRKFEK, encoded by the coding sequence ATGTGGCTTCCAGTGTTGTTTTTAGTTATTGGGATCACTGTTGGTTTGTTGACAGATTTGCGCGTTCCGGAAGAATATACCAAATACCTGTCTATTGCTGTTTTGGCTGCATTTGATACACTATTAGGAGGGGTTCGTGCAAACTTAGAGAAAATATTTGATGAAACAGTATTTGTGACGGGTTTTTTCGCAAATGTCACTTTGGCTGCGCTTCTAGCCTTTCTAGGAGTACAATTAGGAGTGGATTTATACCTTGCGGCTGTCTTTGCATTTGGTGTGCGGTTGTTTCAGAATATAGCCACCATCAGAAGACACGTGATTGACCAACGGCTGATCACTCGAAAATTTGAGAAATAA
- a CDS encoding DUF881 domain-containing protein codes for MSKRTTWIISFIFLVIGFMIAIQFQTTNAGPAKDRETRDEWEIREAIESQQGQQQEFLTKVSKADQTIENYQQQSKQQKIETLKASISSLERKAGLTEQTGAGIMIEVVPIFVESDEVQTYPSISPQLLSRLINDLNEFGADEIAIGSERVTNLSPVRGVNGYTYVNNRPLPPLPVKITALADNPKKLSDYIEVSQSNDYFAIENLDLRIEIRQDITLPKFEDPLHLEVLQEAEMEKTDE; via the coding sequence ATGAGTAAACGGACAACATGGATAATATCATTCATTTTTTTAGTCATTGGATTTATGATTGCCATCCAATTTCAAACGACCAATGCAGGACCTGCAAAGGATAGAGAAACGAGAGATGAATGGGAAATAAGAGAGGCCATAGAAAGTCAGCAAGGTCAACAACAGGAGTTTTTAACAAAAGTTTCCAAAGCTGATCAAACGATTGAAAATTACCAACAGCAGAGTAAACAACAGAAAATAGAAACACTTAAAGCTTCAATTAGTTCATTAGAACGAAAGGCTGGGTTAACGGAACAAACGGGAGCCGGAATCATGATAGAGGTTGTGCCAATTTTCGTAGAAAGTGATGAGGTACAAACCTACCCATCGATTTCACCGCAGCTATTGAGCCGATTAATAAACGATTTGAATGAGTTTGGAGCAGATGAGATCGCTATCGGAAGTGAACGGGTGACGAATTTGTCCCCAGTAAGAGGTGTGAACGGCTATACTTATGTAAATAACAGGCCTTTGCCTCCGCTTCCTGTGAAGATCACTGCTCTTGCCGATAATCCAAAAAAACTTTCTGATTATATTGAAGTGAGTCAGTCTAATGATTACTTTGCTATTGAAAATTTAGACCTTCGAATAGAAATAAGGCAAGACATTACTTTGCCTAAATTTGAGGATCCTTTACATTTGGAAGTTTTACAAGAAGCAGAAATGGAAAAGACAGATGAATAA
- a CDS encoding YlmH family RNA-binding protein: MDIYQHFREEERPFIEQVLSWQSDVDMRFERKESDFLNPREQQIVRAVMGTDPDLKWELYGGPNDPERKRAIIAPEYEEITEQDFSVVLLEATYPDKFVALEHRDVLGAFMSLGIRREKLGDLIVQDGMIHIVVASEISDYIRMNFTGIKKVNVSFQEKPLPSLMKSKEVWQTKDSTLSSLRLDVLVKEIYGVSRKNAAMYVDAGQVKVNFKTVENPSFLLETGDILSVRGKGRSRLDRINGMTKKEKYRVTTSKLN; the protein is encoded by the coding sequence ATGGATATTTATCAGCATTTTAGAGAAGAGGAACGCCCGTTTATTGAACAAGTGCTGTCCTGGCAAAGCGATGTTGACATGCGTTTTGAGCGTAAGGAAAGTGATTTTCTAAACCCAAGAGAGCAGCAGATCGTTCGTGCTGTCATGGGGACCGATCCTGATCTGAAGTGGGAGTTGTATGGCGGCCCAAATGACCCTGAAAGAAAAAGAGCGATCATTGCACCAGAATATGAGGAGATAACAGAGCAGGATTTTAGTGTTGTTCTGCTGGAAGCAACGTACCCTGATAAATTTGTTGCGCTAGAGCATAGAGATGTGCTCGGAGCTTTTATGTCACTAGGGATTCGCAGGGAAAAGCTTGGCGATTTAATTGTCCAAGATGGGATGATTCATATCGTTGTGGCCTCAGAAATCAGTGATTACATACGGATGAATTTTACCGGAATTAAGAAAGTAAATGTAAGTTTTCAGGAAAAGCCGCTTCCATCGTTAATGAAAAGTAAGGAAGTGTGGCAAACAAAGGATTCTACTTTAAGTTCATTACGACTTGACGTACTCGTGAAAGAAATTTACGGTGTCTCAAGAAAAAATGCCGCCATGTATGTTGATGCAGGACAGGTGAAAGTTAACTTTAAAACGGTAGAAAACCCTTCTTTTCTATTAGAAACTGGTGACATACTCTCCGTTAGAGGAAAAGGCAGAAGCAGACTTGATCGAATAAACGGAATGACGAAGAAAGAAAAGTATCGTGTGACGACTTCTAAGTTAAATTAA
- the ftsZ gene encoding cell division protein FtsZ, with translation MLDFDTSMDSLATIKVIGVGGGGSNAVNRMIEHGVQGVEFIAVNTDAQALNLSKAEVKMQIGGKLTRGLGAGANPEVGRKAAEESKEQLEEALQGADMVFVTAGMGGGTGTGAAPVIAQVAKEIGALTVGIVTRPFTFEGRKRATQATGGIEGLKGSVDTLIVIPNDRLLEIVDKNTPMLEAFREADNVLRQGVQGISELIAVPGLINVDFADVKTIMVDKGSALMGIGIATGESRAAEAAKKAISSPLLETSIDGAHGVLMNISGGANLSLYEVQEAADIVTSAADEEVNVIFGSVINENLKDEIVVTVIATGFDEAQLAEAQKKPRGSMMNQTKPAPQERVREEQPQQSRRETSHQAPPKQTPQEEDTLDIPTFLRNRNRRR, from the coding sequence ATGTTAGATTTTGATACGAGTATGGATTCACTAGCAACAATCAAAGTAATTGGTGTTGGCGGCGGCGGAAGCAATGCCGTTAACCGAATGATCGAGCATGGTGTTCAAGGAGTAGAGTTTATAGCAGTCAACACAGACGCACAGGCTTTGAATCTATCAAAAGCTGAAGTGAAAATGCAGATTGGCGGGAAACTAACCCGTGGACTTGGCGCTGGGGCTAACCCGGAAGTAGGGCGTAAAGCAGCAGAAGAAAGTAAAGAACAGCTAGAAGAAGCACTGCAAGGGGCCGATATGGTCTTTGTAACAGCTGGAATGGGCGGAGGTACCGGTACAGGTGCCGCACCTGTCATAGCTCAAGTAGCGAAAGAAATAGGGGCATTAACTGTAGGCATTGTTACTCGTCCGTTTACATTTGAGGGGCGCAAGCGTGCTACGCAGGCTACAGGTGGAATTGAAGGACTAAAAGGCAGTGTGGATACGTTAATCGTCATTCCAAACGACCGTTTGTTGGAAATCGTTGACAAAAACACACCGATGCTTGAGGCCTTCCGTGAAGCAGATAATGTGCTGCGTCAAGGTGTACAAGGGATCTCAGAATTAATTGCGGTTCCTGGTCTTATTAACGTTGACTTTGCCGATGTAAAAACAATCATGGTTGATAAAGGTTCTGCACTGATGGGAATAGGCATTGCCACAGGTGAGAGCCGTGCAGCAGAAGCAGCTAAGAAAGCTATCTCTTCTCCGTTGCTTGAGACATCTATCGATGGTGCCCACGGTGTACTTATGAATATCAGTGGTGGAGCAAACTTGAGTCTTTATGAGGTTCAAGAGGCTGCAGATATTGTAACCTCTGCTGCAGATGAAGAGGTAAACGTGATCTTTGGTTCCGTCATTAATGAGAATCTTAAAGATGAAATTGTTGTAACAGTTATTGCAACTGGGTTCGATGAGGCACAACTTGCCGAGGCTCAGAAAAAACCTCGTGGCAGTATGATGAATCAAACGAAGCCAGCTCCGCAAGAGCGTGTACGTGAAGAACAACCTCAGCAGTCACGTCGGGAGACTTCACATCAAGCACCACCTAAGCAAACTCCACAAGAAGAAGACACACTAGATATTCCAACGTTTTTACGTAATCGTAATCGTCGTAGATAA